The Phoenix dactylifera cultivar Barhee BC4 chromosome 12, palm_55x_up_171113_PBpolish2nd_filt_p, whole genome shotgun sequence genome includes the window GCATTTTTATGACCAATCAAGTTTGGGATGCAAAGTGTTGTCTGCGAGCAACAGACCTTATTGCATCTTATTTTCTCATTTCTGGCTTGATAGAAAAAAGTATTGGACATCTCGACCCCGGGCCAAACTTACCTCCTTGACCTCGGAACAAGCCGACCTAAGACGACTCCATCCTCGTCCGAGCAACTAATCAGCCGAGGAGAACAATCAGCGCCTGGCGACATATTCAGGCTCTCGGAGGACATGCTCTGAGAAAGAACAACAACCTCAACTTCTCCTTGGAGCCTCCTTCTCTAGGCGGACCATGGAGGCACATGAGAAAATCTGTAGCAACCATTTCGGGGCAGATCTCTAGCCTACAAGGTCCTACAGCAAGGATACTACTGGTCGACCATGCAAAAGGATACAACCAACCTCATCAACAAGTACGACTAATGTCAACGATACACAAGCATCCAACAATAACCAGTTATGTCGTTGATGCCGATCAGCGCCCTTTAGTCGTTTGCACAATAGGGTGTTAACATCCTCGGACCCTTTCTACTAGCTACATAACAAAGCAAGTTCCTCTTCGTAATGGTTAACTATTTTACTCTGTGGGCAGAAATCGAGCCGGTGCCCCAAATTGATAATGCAAAAGCTCGAGACTTTATCTGAAAGGCCATAATTTGCAAGTTTGAGCTCCCTCAGGCGAGACATACCTTCTTGACCTCAGAACAGGACGTCCTCAAACGACTCCGGCCCCGTCCTAGCAGCCGATCAACCGAGGAGAACAATCAGCATGTAATGACAAGGACTGACAATCACAACGACCTACAACTTTGGCAGTCCATGGTCGTGGTAACGCTATGACCTGTGCCCTACCAATGCTATACGCCTCCCACGTGGACTGGCTCTCACATCGCGGCCATACTACTGGTCGTTATATGACCATCATTGCACGCCGTGTCATATTAGGTAACGACAAAATTGGCTTCCCTATATAAAGGAGCAACGCAGAGGACCTCAGGTATGCAATCACAAGCAATATACGCATACTATGCATGAAATATTACTCACAAAGCCACCCTCTGCTGAAACCCTCTTCCTTCCCTATTGTTGTCTCATtgttctgacttaggcatcggagagtCTTCCACCAAAAACTCTTCGGCAAGCAGACTCTTTTGCATGTCACCTCTAGAGGAGCCCAACACTCAACGCGTCAACCAGCATACTTAGCTCGCCTCCAACCAACCTCAAGATCAACCGAGCTACTCTCCCTTCTCGATCCGAATTCAACGACAACATTACTGAGCAGCCAAATTCTAATGGtcctttttatttaattatttgcgATGTTTTCTAAGATGCATGAAATCCACCTATAGTTAAAAGTTATCTCCAAAGTTTTTAGGCCCATATATACCAAATAATTAACGTGAAAGGAAAGATTGCTTATGtaattatattaaaatctaatgagttgagttattGGATCAAGCTAGGTTCCAATATATATCAAGGCCTCCTGTGATAAACTTTTCTATCATCTCCCCAACATCTGTAACCTACTTACCTGCATTTCTGGGGAGTTCGGGCATTCCTTAATTAGAGACCAAGACCAAATTATTTATCTTCTTTCACGCGTCCacatgggaaaaaaaaaagggatacaATTTTCAAAACAAATTTGTCCACGCCATGCTTGGTCCCCTGGGGACATGCATGATATCCTTGTTTGCGTGCTCGAGCTTCGAGCACTTGGAGTTGAACCTGAATTGCACATGGCAGTGTAAATTAGTGAGAGAGGCCCACGGCACTACGTGAGCTTTGGGAATCTCATTCTAGCGAGCAGATTCCATTTATTGGCATTAGATTTCGTGTAATAAACAGTTCATTGCAGCAAGGCAGCAGGGTAGTGGTGTAAACATCAAGAGTGGGGCTCTTAATGTTTTTATTCACCCGATGTCAATAGGAAGCTTGATTAAATCTCGCCACAATTTATTTTCTCACATTGTTCCTACAATTTAAATTACCAAGGCACTACTCCTCGATTTTAGCACTGTTTTGAAGTTCTGCAGTGGTTCAGCCTAAGGTCTTGGTTGGTGTGGAACGAAGATTTTCATGAGATTGATAATCTGAACTAAATTGTCAGAAAAAGATTGTTCTGACTAAAATTGTCAGAAAAAAATGTTCTTACATCTTCAACATACGGGATTTCTATGATCTACAGATATTATGTTTGGTTGGAAGCAATTGGACTTGGAAAGGAACACGAAAATAAGTGACTTCTATTTCCATTTTGATTCAAGAATGAAATTGGAATACTCCAACTCTTTGAAATCCGATCTCTAATTTTCTCTAGCATTTAAATATAATTCCGATTTTGGTCACAAACCAAATGCATTAAGGGACATAGCTATTCGAATTTCAGTTTCAATTCAGATTCTGATTCCGACTCCAGTATGATTGATTTATCTTGATTCCGATTCTGATTTCCTTTTTGTATATAATAATCATCAGTTTTATAATTACCATCTTCCAACCTTTTGCACGCGCTAATGTATGCTTGATAacctaaatataataataaattaacaaAGAATTTCCAGCACACAAATCACAATAgataaggggaaaaaaagatataatattaatttctttaaaTATGCAGAAAGAGAAAGGTGAGCAGCACATAACTTATTGCTTCTGAGTAAATACTGAAGCATGGTACTTCTCAATTTATCCCAACTGAAAGAATTTCACGTATTTCATAATGTAAGTGTGAACAAGAAGAGATATAGCCCTGTTACAAGAGGAGCCTGCATTTATTTAAGCAGAAGAGATCTAATCCATGGATAAATCTAATAAGCCATCTATAGACAGGAGGGGGCAGGGGTGGGGGTAACCCGAACCTTTATCAGTATAATGGAAGCTTTGAGTATATTACTGTAAGAACCAATTATGGAACATCAAAAATTGAAATCCACAATTTGGATGGCTGATCATTGGCTTTACATCAATAGAAACTGGATTGTCGGATCCTATTTGTAATAATCTAACCACCATGCACATGTATAACACAACAGTactgcatgatatatattttatgTTTCAAGAATAAAGCATCTAGTTCTATTATCTGTGCGATTAAATGCTCGCATAATTATGTAACATTCAATAACCATGTCCCAAGTAGTTGGTAACAAAGATCACTGCTTCCACTTGGTGTAGATCACTAGCAATCATCTTGTTGTTTCACTAACAGACACCACACCAACTATAGTAGGTTATTATAAAGGCATTAAACCGAGAAAACTAGGTCGAGATTTGCATTAGCTAAGGCATCCTCTGGATTCCAAATAAGCATTTCAACTCAGCACTAGATGCCCCCATTATTTACAAAAGCATCTAAGAATTTCGAAGAAACTTTTCAATCATCTCCCACCTCTTATGCCTTTTCTTCCCCAGTTAAGAAGGCTAGGAAAGGTTCTCAATTTTTTATGTACTAAGTTGTTTGGTTAATCTTTCCTAGGTGGACGCCAAGACATCATACCAGCCGATCATGACTCGACCCTCTGAGATGAGGAACCAATCGATCTTCCTTTTACAATGTTTGCGGCCACAACCAAGCAAAGCCTCATACATTACCTGCATCCGATTCAGTTCACTTCAATAAGCAGGCCTATCAGCTTTCACCCTTGTGGCACCAAGAAGCTATGAATAACCTAGGAATCAAATATACATGTGCAAACTAAGGCAATCCACCAAAATATTCATTTCTCCCCCTTGTTTAGTGTTGTGACGAAACAATGTTGGTTTGTAGCGCCTGTTTCCTTGGATGTGAGGAGACTTACATGGAAGAATCAAAGATTTAGGAGGATTTTCCTTTTCCCTCCTCAGTCCTCAGTTCAATCACATTGCCAAAAAATGGCCTTGAGTTTGAAAATATTACAAGGTCACCGGTGCCTCAAGTTATCAAAGGTAAAACAAACAACTGTGGACTATCCTAAATGTACCAAAGCAAATATCATATTCTTTGGGGATTTGAATTAAACCATTTTGTAAGTGTCCATTGGACCTTACTTATAGTGATTTACACTTTAGTTCTAGTTCAAAGTAAAAGATTTCTTGTATTATGTTCATCTATTGATTAAACTAAATTTAAAAAGCTGAACCTTTTGAAGGTGTTACTAGACTCAGGAGGAAAAGCCAAATCAGAATTCACTCGTATGACAGCTTTCTCACGCCACAATCACAGAATATGCAACCTAGGAATGATGCCTtcaataattcttttttttttttttgaagcatgAAAAAGATGGTTTTTGATGTTTCCTCGAAATTTCTAACTGGTGAAAGAGCATATGCCATTACTCCAACCGTTAAGCGGCACAAGATCTTACATGCCCATTAGAGACGACAGAAGGAAACCGGATGACAGgaaaatccaagaaaaaagcAATCGACATCGCTATATATTCAAGATCAAACCTTTCTAAATTTCAACTAATCGTTCTTCCTGAAAACCCAAAATCACTGGTGAGTTCTCAAACAAGGAATAAATCAACTCAAGGTCTACAGATCCAATAGCAAAGTGATGTGGTTAATTTGAGAAGCAAAGAAAACTGAGAGGAGGAAAGGacgaaaggaggaggagaagtcaAGAGATAGGGAGTTCTCGACAAAAGAGCCTTTCTTTATTGAATTCAACTGCCTATATTAATAGCCTTACatccaacagaaatcaagcaTGTTACAACTAATGCCAAAAGACTATAAGTTACAGCTAAAAAATAGAACTGGTGCTGAAGAATAGGAACTGCTTCTGGAACTGGAGCATGATATGGTCTTCTCCAGCATATTTGATGCAGATGATGATAGCCAAGCACCCCACGTTCCAAGTGCCAACCGAGAGTCAAAGAAAATGGAGCACGTAACACGAAGCAggttcaagaaaaagaaggaaaaaaaaaatgggggaAAGCAGAGAGAGAACTGACCGCAGATCTTGACGGGAGCTTCGAGTTCCAAGAGATTGGGCTGGCTAAGGAAAATGTCCCGGGAGACCATGCAAAGCTGTCGAATCTCCGACTCCGAGAGCTGGACCTGCCGCCCGGGCCTCACCTCCACTAGCCTCTTTACGATGCCATCGAGCAACGCCGGATCCATCCTTTGCCCTTGTGAGTTCACCAATCGATCCGGATCTCGATCCACCCTGGAATAACAAGGAATCTCGAAACTACTCATTTATTGCCTCTCCGATTTCGATCGTCTTCTGCCGTCGGGTGGTGACGAGGAGagaagaaaaatcagcaagtccTTTCATTGggtcgcaaaaaaaaaaaaaaaaaaaaaaaaccgaaaaAAGAACTTGCGGAAACATATTATCTGAACTTATTCATCCTATATAAATATTCGAATTCTATTCAGTGGATAACtgatatgaaattaaatatataCCCACACAAACCTTCTatactttttcatttttttttattttgtacacGTATGGAAAATCTATCCGGTGCATATTCTTACAGATTGCATGATTGACTTCGAGATCCCTTTTTGAACTTTTAGCTGTGTAAAACTCTATCATCATGTCTATGTAGTAAAATAATagatggagagaaggaagaacttatCAGTTGAGGCGTGATTTCACTGTCCTTAAGAATAGATCTCGGTGACGCGCCCGGTTAAACGTTTCCGGATCGGattcattttcataaattaaatatatacCCACACAAACCTTCTatactttttcatttttttttattttgtacacGTATGGAAAATCTATCCGGTGCATATTCTTACAGATTGCATGATTGACTTCGAGATCCCTTTTTGAACTTTTAGCTGTGTAAAACTCTATCATCATGTCTATGTAGTAAAATAATagatggagagaaggaagaacttatCAGTTGAGGCGTGATTTCACTGTCCTTAAGAATAGATCTCGGTGACGCGCCCGGTTAAACGTTTCCGGATCGGATTCGCCAATTTTGGCTTGGACCTCCATTGGGCTCATGCGCGCGTGggctactttctttctttgcttcaccaagttaaaaggttgaatactatataaagatcttttgagttttgttcctttccaatgtgggactaaaagaaagtacactagacaaaaagacaaaagacaaagaagggcagactcggaattttgaaatattccaaCAGTCTATGCTGGGAACATCAAATAGGTTTTAATACCCTTCTAGTGATAAAACTACTTCAAGCATCTAGGaaatatttttcataaatattgTCCAACATCATGCACATTTTTGCTAGTTGGGATTTTGTGAGACTATTACCAAAATATGTTGCCGGCCAATTCCTTTTGGTACCTTTGCTTCCTAAAAATTTTCGTACATGCTTTGGAGATTTTCTCAGTCTTGGACCTCTTGGTTGTCCCATTGATATTTGGAAATATCTCAAGTGTCCTTGTGATATAAAGCTTTTGTTCTACCCTGTGCAGGGATTTTGGCTCGGTGAGAGTGGGCTAGGGTTTGTAGTTGTATGATTTTTAAAACCTTGATGAGAGATGAGCGCAGGAATTTGCTTTAATTTCCTTTCCAAAGCCTTTAATATTGTTATTCTCATTGCAATAGTatattcttctctcttttttaatgCAATTTGGAGGTATAAGATTTGTGATCCATGGaaatttttagatattttctGAATTAATGAAGACATACTTCATCCTACCATTCCCTGGATGCCAGCTCCGTACATTTGAGTTGGGATGGTGACTAATGTCAAGGCTAGGTTTGTTTTATTTCCCCCCATGTTTTTTAGATTCACGATGCAGCGGGCGATTAACCTCATGGCCAGGTAATATATAaattctcaatttttttcaatCAATAACCAAGGGAGAATAGAGGATGGTGATTTCATGCTTAGAGATgcctcaaaaaaataatatagccaTATTTACTTGGAAGGACAGCTTCATATACGGATCAAGATAGCATAATTCTTtacaaaattgaaatatttcaaaaaaagtacagattttatatttgttcatccggctctcttttttttataaaaaaaatattgtaggatcacatatacacatacataaacGCCGTCCGGGGTTGCTCTcgcaaatattttttaaattcaaaatctcTTAGTAATTGCATTGGAGATTTAGATTCGTTGAGCTTTTGTTTGATACCTTCTTGTTCACCtaaaattttttcaaaaaagtctACTAAAAGTAGTATTCAACGCTATTGTGTTATGttacttaaaaatattttattttaatgaaaGTTCTCTGGATATGGTATTCATATAAAAAATACAAAGTATCTCTAAACCATTACATTATAGTAGGATTGCTAATAATAATTACTATATTTCCATCAACTATAGCACATTATTCCAAATTGCCAATAAGCCTATCGGCAAGCTCTATTCGCGGATGCACCTGCCTTGTGGacttatataatattaataataactGAAAAAAAACCAAGCACTAATAttgtataatattaatataatattattataatatagtaatataatattatatactatattataataatataatattgatattatataatataatatatcaatatgataatattatattatattatatttatagtataatataataataaaaatataaaaaattatagttattagcataaattaatttttcgtcCTTTCGATGACTTGGCAACCGAAATTATTGTTTcctgtaatataatattttattataagtaTTTTGAtcggaaaaaaatataaatcaaaacagTTTTTTTTGGTGTATGCTAAAGTATTTTTCTGAATaagccatattttaaatttttttaaaaaaaattattttttttgcaaaattaaaatatttttttaattttttaccaaatatttttattttatttaaaaatactttTTAAGGATCGCACTCGAAGTGGAATAATGGTACACGGACCCGGGCGGTGCGCTCCCAATCTTTCCGCGTCTTTTTtagatcctctctctctcgctcccttCCTTTCCATCTCCGCCTCTCTTTTCGCCCTCTCGTCTTTCTTCTTCCATCCATCACACCGATGCCCCTTCTTTCTCGCAGCAGCGCCGGTCTCGGTTTCAATGACTCCGCCTCTCTCTCCCAGCCCTGCAGCCACAGCACTCGAAACCCACTCTCTGCTCCCGGTaaacttatttttctttgtgttctggGATTCTTCTTGTCTGAATCGTTTTCTTCGATTGCTTCTTGATTAGGGTTTCGAGGCCGAAGGACTAACTCGAAGATTTCCTTTCGAGATCTGTCTTCCATTGTGTTGGTTGTTCTTGTTCTCGACAAGAAATATGAGAATACAAGGCAAGATTGCTTATGGTAATACTGATGGGCTGTGTTCGCTACTGTTTCTCATGACATCGCCCAAGTTTGCACGGTGTTTCAAGTTAAGTGAGTAGTGcgggaagttttttttttttttttttttgatcgttCATAAAAACGTTCGTAACCACAATCTTGATCGACTTCATTTTCTATTCCAATCTTCATACGTTTTCCCAtagattttttcttttggattgATCATAACGACATTCATAACCCTCCCTATGTatatctttttttcctttttttgttatGTTCTTGAATTCTCCAAAAGTTTGTGCTATTTCTTGATTACACTCtttgattgaaaattttgagtTCTGTCTTTCATTAGCGTAATGCTGATGGGCTATGTTTTCTACTAGTTTTCATGACGTCATCGAGAAAGATTGCACGGTGTATCAAATAAAAGACTGTGTAATTGGATTATATTTCTGATTTGGACATTTCATTGGGATTTATCATAAACATGTTCATAACTACAATCTATATCGACTCCATTTTCCATTCTAATCTTTTAAAGTGTTTCACTTTTAATCTACATTACTCTTTAATAAGCCTTCCTTCCTTATTAGGGCCATCTTTGATCTTTCTAGTGAACCGATAGATCTGTGCAAGATATTATTTTTCCCTCCCATGAGATTGGCAAAAATATCCATTACCAATAAGAAACTAGGATGTAGTTCTTGTCCATAATGGCACATACTCCTCTATTGACAGTATAAACTATTCCAAACAGCTATTACAAATTGGGTCTAAGTATATGGTGCCAGGGAAATAAGGTTTAGGATTATTTATATAGCTTTAAAGCACATTCCCATTAGCATCCAATGAAGGTAAATGCCTTTAATGATTAGCCGAACAGACAGTAAATTTAGAGTAAAAGGGATTCATATGAAAAAGAGAGAAACGGAGAGTTCTGCACCGCATCATAGATGCGGTTACTTCATGACTGATTGCATACACTAGTTCTTCCCAACCAATACAACCATACAACAACACAGCCAAAGAAAATGATATGCAAGCTGTATTGTGGCTAAGATAATCTTGCTTGTCTGCATACGTTACTGCCACTGGTGATTAAATGTTTTCCTGATAGTTTGGCTTTCTAAAATTAGCTATAGCAGAGAAATTTTGAGTATTTCTTAGAGCTTTTCTATTTCACTTTTTTCTGGACTGCGATTTATTTTTACCCGGCATTCCAAATTCTAAGAATGGCAACAAACTGAGAAATTCAAAACTCCTTGTTTCTTTGTAAAGACAATGCAGTTTAAGGAGGAACTACCTGCTTTATAAgccaaaattttaagaaaaattaaaaaatcttaGCAGGTCCTTATGATCACACAACATTTTGCATTGTCTCCCTTCACTCTTTAATAAAATTTATGGTTTTCTCATTTACGCTACCAATCTCATTTACGCTACCAGGGCAAACTGTTCCACGTACAGAAAATCTTGCTTCATGAAGTGGCTTTGCAAGATTTTCAAGGGGGCAAGTCATGCAGCACGGAATGGATGGTGTCCACAAATTGTGAGGGAGCCAGCTAATGGATTCACATTCTTTGCCTTTACTTCGGAGTTTCTATTTAGACTGTCCCAAGGTATTCCATACCATTATATCACATGAATAAGCATTAGCTGGGTTTTGAAACCAGTAGTATATTGATTAACTAACTGCTGTGATTTAATAACATGCCAATATAGTATATGTGGTTAAACTGCATAtttcctttctttcattttattgCATGAAATTGTTTTGTGTAACATATGTCAGGATGTTCAACCTAAGGCTGAGAATGAGGAATTGGATCATGCAATTGCACTTTCGTTTGCAGAGGATGCCAAGAAACGGAATGATAAGTTCTTAcacaccccccacccccccaaaaaaaataaagaaaaaaaaggaatggtAAGTTAGATTGTTTGGTATTTAAATCGTGAGCTCGCCTAACATCACTCTTCTCCTCATAAAACTATTTGTATTAATTCAGCTTTCTCTTTCGCTATCAAAGATATAACTTGCATTTCAGAATCGATATAACAAACTGTGTACAATGGAATGGGAAATAATGATGAAGAACTTGCTAGAGCCCTGCAAGAGAGTTTGAACATGTCTTCCTTCATCCGTACACCCCTATCCAGTGTTTTAACAGGATATAGGTTCTTATCTGCAGTTCGTAGTTCATGCAATATCTTGCTAAAAGGCATTCAAAGTTACACCATGGCTTCAAAACCAGCAGAGTTTGTTGAGGTTGTAACCGGGAGATAGGGTGTGGCCATTAAAACTGCAGAACCTTCTGGTACCCATAATGCTGTTACTGTCATGCTTGTGGTCAGCCTATCTGTGAAACTGAGTGATCCATTTTTTATGATTAAAGAAATTTTGTTTAATCTTTGTTTCatttttgaagaagaaaagaaattctaCTGGCAAAGTGCCTATCTTCGAGTATTTTAGAGTTCAGGATATTTTAAATGTAGCAATTGTTTcagttttctttgtcattacACAAGCCATTCTATACGGAGTTGCATCATCCAAAATTTGATGTCTGCCATAACTTTGTAAGAACCTATGCTTCTTGTATATTTGCAaataatcatttattattagaTAATTTCGTTAGTGCTAGTATCTTGTTCCCTATGCTTGAATCAACTGGGCATAATTGAAACCAAAATTTATCATTGAAGTAGTGTATCTAGCATCAATCTTGCTActtaataaatattattttaattatttgtttATCAGATTTCATTGGGATCAACTCATTGCATAAACTCATCTCATTCTGGTTGCTTTATCTTTTGAATCATGGTGCCGTGCTGCTCGGTACTAGGCGTATCGTATCATACCGGAGGAAACTGGTACGAAACTTAACTTCAAGTCGGTACAAGCTCCGTACCCCCCCATACTGAAGTGTACCACCCATATTGAGGTGTATCAAGGCGTACCAAGATGCGTGTCGGCCCGTATCGAGGCATACCGACTTATATCGAGGCGTACCGAGATAAAAATAGCCATATAGCTATTTTGGTACAGAGGTGTACCATACTGAACCGAATTGATAAGATACCGGCACGGTAGCCAGTACCGAGATTGTGGGCCTTGTTCTGAATACTTTCTACTGCTCTTCATTAGTGACTTCCATAGATAATTTTCTATCAAGCCTTTGTGCTTATCCTATTTCTTCTGATAAATTGTCATGGGCTTTTGGCTGACCATGACATTATATGATGATTGTATATTGTAATTGGAGCAGTACTTAACATTTATGTGTAGATATTAGTTGTTAATGTCTTGATGCCAGCATGTAGCACCATTATCCCTGTGGTCTCTAGATTTGTAGACTACTTACCTACATTAATTCTACTCTACAATTTTCAAAGAAAGCAAACAATTGTACTATTTCCATTCTATTTGTTTCCTTGTTTGTAATATTTAGGTTCATCTGTTAGAGGGTATGGTTGGTTAATCTAAAACCATTTCACTGGACTTGCATTGGATGGGCCTCAGCAGTAAGTAAGACCATAAAAGCTAAAATGCAAACAGCTAATATTGTTTGCGCATGGCCCTACTTTTATGATATTATGGGAGTGATCCCCCTAAAATTTGCTGGTGAAACACTGCAAGAAGACATCTAATAATTGTTGggaaaattgatatttgtatgttAATATGTGTGTGTCACTTGGAAGGTTTTATTCCGTAGCTTCCGAAACAAGTTGcacattttttccccttttgatTGGTTAAGGTTGGGTTCTCCTGCTTCCAATTTAAAGATAGCCAAGAAGAAAGCTATTACAGATATCAGTAATTGAAATCGTGAGCGTGAAAAACCATTccccatttatttttcttttcacagATTCCAACAAAGAGGACTGGTTTAGTTAAGTACACAGCTGACCCATATTGGTGGAAAAACATGACAAGGCATCTTGTTGTAGTTGCAAGCAAATGGAGGTATGGCATATCATTGTTTTAGTTGAAGTATTTATTTAGCTTGTTTTCCTTGCCTATAGGGTTCTGGGTGAATTTTTTGACCTTTTGCcaatttcctttttcttaatttttatcaaaGTCAAGGGTTATAAAATACATTTCTTTAGGAGATGGGCGCAGCTTATGCCTAGAATGTTTGGATTCTGCTATCATGGATACTGGTGATTGTCGATCTCTATACCATTCTATTACAAACTATTATGAAGGAAGGAATATGAAAATAGATTAACAGATTCCAATGCTTTTGGTTGAAACCAAGCACTTCATAAAGGCATGGAAAGGGAAAAGGATGTCAGTTTTACTTCTAGGTGGTTTTAGGCCATGTTTGGGaatgcttttggagggccaaagcTTTCTAGAGGACGAAAAGTATTTTCAAAAGATATGATGGTGTTCggttaaaaaaatgataaatgcTTTATGGTTTTCCAAAAAGTTAAAAGATGTCTATTtcgaagaagctccattttggagcttttcccCAAAAGCTCTACTTGGCTGATGTTGGTAAGCTATTTCTGGTTTAATGAACATATCACATAATTACATTATAATTATTTACTAATAatagatatattatattatattattatatttattgtattataataatataataatatattactatatcatatcatattatattattatgctataaaatattatattatattatattacaaaaatatataacattatattacattatgataatattatactatgtcataatattttaatatgcaATAGTACATtactatattatatcatattatattatattattacacTATATTAAATACTATATTATATCATGTTATAATAACATTACACTatgtaataatattttattatgcaataatatataatattgttttgtattataatattgtattacattatattacaataatttaTTACATTATGATAATATTATACTTTGTAATAATATTTTGATATGGAATAATACGTtgctatatcatatcatattattatattatactatgcaatattatattacattgaaTTATGataatattgtattataataatattgtattatattgtaatattatattatagtatagtatattacaataatatattacattcaggggcggcccaatacatttggaggcctaaggcggattcagtgaatgaggcctttttttataataataaaattttttaataagtataaaatacttagaaaaagatatgaaaatagatagccatCAAGTACATTATTTCAACAAAAATGCATGTATGCAA containing:
- the LOC103713090 gene encoding uncharacterized protein LOC103713090 isoform X4 gives rise to the protein MTPPLSPSPAATALETHSLLPGFEAEGLTRRFPFEICLPLCWLFLFSTRNMRIQGKIAYGNTDGLCSLLFLMTSPKFARCFKANCSTYRKSCFMKWLCKIFKGASHAARNGWCPQIVREPANGFTFFAFTSEFLFRLSQDSNKEDWFS
- the LOC103713090 gene encoding uncharacterized protein LOC103713090 isoform X2 produces the protein MTPPLSPSPAATALETHSLLPGFEAEGLTRRFPFEICLPLCWLFLFSTRNMRIQGKIAYGNTDGLCSLLFLMTSPKFARCFKANCSTYRKSCFMKWLCKIFKGASHAARNGWCPQIVREPANGFTFFAFTSEFLFRLSQGVSYHTGGNWYET
- the LOC103713090 gene encoding uncharacterized protein LOC103713090 isoform X7, which translates into the protein MDSHSLPLLRSFYLDCPKDVQPKAENEELDHAIALSFAEDAKKRNDKFLHTPHPPKKNKEKKGMILKANSCGKSNFEHENSSIEVDSDVKLRQFLFYMVFPGSILAHELMYKRVCLKGKPIWL
- the LOC103713090 gene encoding uncharacterized protein LOC103713090 isoform X9, which codes for MDSHSLPLLRSFYLDCPKDVQPKAENEELDHAIALSFAEDAKKRNDKFLHTPHPPKKNKEKKGMILKANSCGKSNFEHENSSIEVDSDVKLRQFLFYMVFPGKPIWL
- the LOC103713090 gene encoding uncharacterized protein LOC103713090 isoform X8; its protein translation is MDSHSLPLLRSFYLDCPKDVQPKAENEELDHAIALSFAEDAKKRNDKFLHTPHPPKKNKEKKGMILKANSCGKSNFEHENSSIEVDSDVKLRQFLFYMVFPEKTYTGRFFVHAL
- the LOC103713090 gene encoding uncharacterized protein LOC103713090 isoform X6 codes for the protein MDSHSLPLLRSFYLDCPKDVQPKAENEELDHAIALSFAEDAKKRNDKFLHTPHPPKKNKEKKGMILKANSCGKSNFEHENSSIEVDSDVKLRQFLFYMVFPGSILAHELMYKRVCLKGAFPYLA